CAGTACCCTTTCGACATGCAATATATCGTGACTTGCACTGGGGTATCTTAGCATCTCAGCTTCAACTATATTCGCAATATCACTTATTTCTGGAAATCTTCGCTTTGCCCTTTCAATATATCCAATATATCCCATAGTGTCCCTCCTTTTTGATGATGTCATTTGGAGTTTTTCATGTTGTGAACATCTACACAAGATAACTGGTGTAAAATTATATAATGAAGAGGAGGGAATGAACTTGAACATTCTATTGACCAATGATGATGGCATTATGGCCCCAGGTATAAATATCCTCGCACAGGAATTATCCAAAGAACACGAAGTGCTCGTGGTCGCTCCCGACGTTGAAAGGAGCGCAACTGGGCATGCTATCACCATAAGGACGCCTCTCTGGGCAAAAGAAGTGAGAGTGGGCAATAAAGATATCGGTTACGCGATAAACGGCACGCCAGCTGATTGTGTTAAGCTTGGGTTGCTGGCTATTTCCAACGTTGAAATCGACCTGGTTATCAGCGGGATAAACAGAGGGCCAAACCTTGGAACGGATATCCTCTATTCTGGTACAGTATCCGGCGCTCTTGAGGGAGCTATCATGGAAAAACCATCCATAGCAGTGTCTTCCGCTGATTGGAACGAGCCAAGATATGAAACTGCGGCACTTTTCATTGCGGAGTTTTTGAGAAAATTTGACATAAAGAATATACCGCCTTTTACTGCCTTGAACGTGAACGTGCCTTCCTTACTGCCTGAAGAGATAAAAGGCTGGAAAGTCACACGGCAGAGCAAACGAAGGTTTAGAGACTATTTTGAGAGGCGCAAGGACCCTTATGGAAACAACTACTACTGGATGTTTGGCGAAGTTATAGAAGACGACCCTGGAGAAGATTCCGATTACGCTGCCGTCAGAGCTGGATACATATCGATAACGCCTATCTACGCGTTTATGACTAACTTTGATTTTATGGAAAGACTCAAAGAAGAGCTGAAGGAGTGATGATATGCAAGTAATTCATATAGGAAATCCAATACTCAGAAAGATCGCCGAGCCAATAGAAAACTTCGATGCTGAACTGAGTTCCTTTGTCGAAGAACTAACGAAGACCATGTACGAGGAAGATGGTGTTGGACTCGCTGCTCCTCAAGTAGCTGTTTCCAAGAGACTTTTTGTCTTCGATGACGGCTCTGGCCCAAGGGTCATGATTAATCCGGAAATATTGGAGAAGAGCATAGAACAGATAAGCATGGAAGAAGGTTGTCTGAGTGTCCCAGGTATTTATGCAGACATAACCAGGCCAGCGTGGGTGAAGATACGCTATCAAGACGTGGAAGGACAAATACATGAAGAACTTTTTGAAGGATACTCTGGAAGAATCGTACAACATGAATACGACCATCTTGAGGGGATTCTCTTTATTGATTATTTATCCCCTGCGAAAAAAGCTCTTCTCAGACCAAAACTGAACAACATAATGAAAGGTAAGGTATCCAAATGAAAATCGTGTTCATGGGCACACCTGAATTCGCTGCGGAACATTTGAAAGCGCTTATCAAAAATGGCTGGAATATTGTCGCCGCTTTCTCCCAGCCTGATAGAGCAAAGGGACGGGGTAAGAAAGTCCTTCCCACTCCTGTAAAACTGGTGGCTCAGGAATATGGAATCCCGGTATTTCAGCCAGCCAGCGTGAATAAAGGGAGGGGATTCGAAACCCTCAGTTCTCTTTCTCCCGATGTTATAATTACCGTTGCTTACGGGAAATTGTTGAAGAAGAACGTGATAGAGCTGCCCCCGTTGGGGTGTTACAATGTACACGCTTCTATTTTGCCGAAATACAGAGGAGCTGCTCCCATTCAGAGGGCACTCGAAGCAGGGGAAAAGAAAACGGGGATAAGCATTTTTAAAATCGATGAAGGTATGGATAGTGGACCTGTGGCAATGATAAAAGAGATAGATATCCTTCCTGAAGACAATTTCGGGACGTTGAGCGAGAAGTTATGCAGGTTAGGTTGCGAGACGTTGAAAGAGTTTATGACAAATCTTTCTGAAGGAAGGGTGAAACTGATCCCACAGAACCATGAAAACGCCACCTATGCACCGAAGATATCGAAAGAAGACACGATCATCTCGGACTTTGACGATGCCAAGAGAATTTACAATAAGATAAGAGCGTTTGATCCGGTTCCCGGTGTGAGCGTTAAACTGGGAACGAAGATGATAAAATTGTACGGCGCTCTGTTCGATGATGTAACTCCAGAAGGTAAACCCGGTGAGATTGTCTCCATTGGCAGGAAATATATGGTGGTCAAATGTAAGGAAGGAGTGGTCATGATTTCGGGAATACAGTTCCCCGGGAAAAAGCTTATCAGCCCCTGGCAGGCAAAAGCGGGTAGACTTATAAAAGAAGGTATGATATTAGGAGGTAGATAATGTGGCTCGTGTTGTAAAAATCTTTCAAGTGAAAAATCTCAAGTCGGAAGAAGACGAAGAGAAGATCAAAGAGATCTTGAACGCTCTTTCAGGGATAGTGAGAGCTGATCCGATGAGTAAGTTCGGTGTAATCGAGTTGGAATATGAAGATGCGATCATAGACAGGCACACAATAAAAGAAGAACTCGCGAAGCACGGTTACGAAATGTTATTTTGATGATCCCTAAAGCGGAGCATACTTACTGAAAAGTCATTGAAAACAGGACTTTTTCCAGTAATGGCAGTTGACAAGTAATACCGGTCAGGTTATAATTTATGAGGATGCCGAGGTGGTGGAATTGGCAGACACGCATGGTTGAGGGCCATGTGGGCGCATAGTCCGTGCGGGTTCAAGTCCCGCCCTCGGCACCAGCGACCGGGTTTATCCCGGTTTTTTCTTTTTGCGATTGTCAGGCGGTGATCTTCTGAAAACAGAAAGACCTCTTATACTGAAGGCTTTTAAATCCCAGGGAAAATTGAAAGTACGATTGATCCCCTTTAAGAGCAATGAAACCCCTAGCCCCAGAACTGTGGACCTGGAAGCACTTCCCAGCTTCTTGAAGGATATCGGCGATCCTCCCCTTATCGCAGCCGATACTAAAAGCAAGGATCTGCTTTCTAATATTAATTCTCTCGTTGACGAGATGTTCCTATTGAACTTTCTCCACACGACCCCTCCCGACGATCCTTCAGAAAAAATCTCCACTTACGGAGAACGTATTAAATTACTTCCTAAATCTATCGAATCACTCATTGAATTGTTACTCAAGGACCAGCACGATAGTGGATTGAAAGCTTTTCTTAGATTCTTCCTCAGTATGAGCAATAATCAGGAAGCATGGGAGGACTCCCTCGTAGGAAAGTTAAAAAAAGTCCCCGATAGAAAACGTGAAGAATCGAAAATAGATCTCATCAAGAGTGTCAGACTTACTTTCAGTGAAGGCGGACTTCTTGAAGATATTCTCGAAGGGT
This genomic interval from Kosmotoga pacifica contains the following:
- the fmt gene encoding methionyl-tRNA formyltransferase; translated protein: MKIVFMGTPEFAAEHLKALIKNGWNIVAAFSQPDRAKGRGKKVLPTPVKLVAQEYGIPVFQPASVNKGRGFETLSSLSPDVIITVAYGKLLKKNVIELPPLGCYNVHASILPKYRGAAPIQRALEAGEKKTGISIFKIDEGMDSGPVAMIKEIDILPEDNFGTLSEKLCRLGCETLKEFMTNLSEGRVKLIPQNHENATYAPKISKEDTIISDFDDAKRIYNKIRAFDPVPGVSVKLGTKMIKLYGALFDDVTPEGKPGEIVSIGRKYMVVKCKEGVVMISGIQFPGKKLISPWQAKAGRLIKEGMILGGR
- the def gene encoding peptide deformylase, encoding MQVIHIGNPILRKIAEPIENFDAELSSFVEELTKTMYEEDGVGLAAPQVAVSKRLFVFDDGSGPRVMINPEILEKSIEQISMEEGCLSVPGIYADITRPAWVKIRYQDVEGQIHEELFEGYSGRIVQHEYDHLEGILFIDYLSPAKKALLRPKLNNIMKGKVSK
- the surE gene encoding 5'/3'-nucleotidase SurE, which encodes MNILLTNDDGIMAPGINILAQELSKEHEVLVVAPDVERSATGHAITIRTPLWAKEVRVGNKDIGYAINGTPADCVKLGLLAISNVEIDLVISGINRGPNLGTDILYSGTVSGALEGAIMEKPSIAVSSADWNEPRYETAALFIAEFLRKFDIKNIPPFTALNVNVPSLLPEEIKGWKVTRQSKRRFRDYFERRKDPYGNNYYWMFGEVIEDDPGEDSDYAAVRAGYISITPIYAFMTNFDFMERLKEELKE